One window of the Paenibacillus beijingensis genome contains the following:
- a CDS encoding MFS transporter — translation METAVVTGLMAWSASAWHLVLMRFLLGIFAGFIPASAPFMTMNTPKEKIGYALGGVQSGAFAGNIFGPLIGGVLAEVRRQLQAGREPVFSQGILHIAPVAAMFVTGFLIQFSMMSTSPFLSTYVASMWHDPDHLAVMAGLAVSISGVSVMIFSPILGKLSDRWGSERILLVCLLGSFICYGAQALIPSIWSFLLFRFGTGMCVGGLLPAVNSTIRKHAPKGAESLTFGYYHSALFLGNLTGPLFGGFFSGIVSMKGIILSAALLFLLNGSLVKVRYFADVTLMSFFRKEGVQAAAAASIAEPKHRGEK, via the coding sequence ATGGAAACCGCGGTTGTTACGGGCTTGATGGCGTGGAGCGCTTCCGCTTGGCATCTGGTGCTGATGCGCTTCCTTCTTGGCATATTCGCGGGATTTATACCGGCTTCCGCACCTTTTATGACGATGAACACGCCCAAGGAGAAAATCGGCTACGCGCTTGGCGGCGTTCAGTCGGGCGCTTTTGCCGGCAATATTTTCGGCCCCTTGATCGGGGGAGTGCTGGCGGAAGTGCGGCGACAGCTTCAGGCGGGAAGAGAACCCGTTTTTTCACAAGGCATCTTACATATTGCGCCGGTCGCCGCGATGTTCGTCACCGGATTTCTCATTCAGTTTTCGATGATGAGCACGTCGCCGTTCTTATCGACTTATGTGGCCTCGATGTGGCACGACCCCGACCATTTGGCGGTTATGGCCGGACTGGCCGTTTCTATTTCCGGCGTTTCCGTCATGATTTTTTCCCCGATCTTAGGAAAATTGTCGGACCGCTGGGGCTCGGAACGAATTTTGCTCGTCTGTCTGCTCGGCTCCTTCATCTGTTACGGCGCGCAGGCGCTTATTCCGTCCATCTGGTCCTTTCTGCTGTTTCGGTTCGGTACGGGGATGTGTGTCGGCGGCCTGCTGCCTGCGGTGAACAGCACGATCCGAAAGCACGCCCCGAAAGGCGCGGAAAGCTTGACGTTCGGATACTATCACAGCGCCCTGTTTCTCGGAAACTTGACGGGACCGTTGTTCGGCGGCTTCTTTAGCGGGATCGTCTCGATGAAAGGCATCATTTTGAGCGCGGCCCTGCTGTTTCTGCTCAACGGATCGCTCGTGAAGGTCCGTTATTTCGCGGATGTGACGCTCATGTCTTTCTTTCGGAAAGAGGGAGTCCAAGCGGCCGCGGCCGCCTCAATAGCCGAACCAAAGCATCGCGGTGAAAAATAA
- a CDS encoding phosphotransferase family protein, with protein sequence MDHKWERSIPLFPVAEATAAHLLRQLDPKLKIERMVPLTEGKRNTNYRIDTSFPGRTFLLRIFPPGDESWRKETGLRAALRETVPMQQLYWLSKDEWIENRTYAIYGYAEGKSLLESMMDGFVPDAKLMDEIGRILAAIHRKRYDRQGFLDEKLEVVEELPPLSTWYGFFLSDNSRARLGEHISAEVEKAVRANSDMLREIDQRFTLIHGDFRPTNLLVHEGKASSVLDWEFAHAGHPIADIGQWFRYDGQFTRQQQDILIRAYNESAEWKLPDDWARMGKMRDLINLLQMIGPDEDMPEKFKDLKRLIDRTLRTLNR encoded by the coding sequence GTGGACCATAAATGGGAACGTTCCATTCCGTTATTTCCGGTCGCCGAAGCGACGGCTGCGCATCTGCTGCGGCAGCTGGACCCGAAGCTGAAGATCGAACGAATGGTTCCGCTGACTGAGGGAAAGCGAAATACAAATTATCGCATCGACACCTCTTTTCCCGGACGGACGTTTCTGCTTCGCATTTTCCCGCCGGGAGACGAAAGCTGGCGCAAAGAGACGGGCCTGCGCGCCGCACTGCGCGAAACGGTGCCCATGCAGCAGCTGTATTGGTTAAGCAAGGATGAATGGATTGAAAACCGTACGTACGCCATTTACGGATATGCCGAGGGCAAATCGCTGCTGGAATCGATGATGGACGGTTTTGTGCCGGATGCGAAGCTGATGGATGAGATCGGACGCATACTGGCTGCCATTCATCGCAAAAGGTACGACAGGCAAGGTTTTTTGGATGAGAAACTGGAGGTTGTCGAGGAACTGCCGCCGCTTTCGACATGGTACGGCTTTTTTCTATCGGACAACTCGCGGGCAAGGCTGGGCGAACACATTTCGGCCGAGGTCGAGAAGGCCGTTCGAGCAAACAGCGACATGCTGCGGGAGATCGATCAACGATTTACGCTCATTCACGGGGACTTCCGTCCGACCAATCTTCTCGTCCACGAAGGGAAAGCCAGCAGCGTGCTGGACTGGGAGTTTGCGCATGCCGGACACCCAATCGCCGACATCGGGCAGTGGTTCCGCTATGACGGCCAATTCACAAGGCAGCAGCAGGATATCCTGATCCGCGCGTACAACGAAAGCGCGGAATGGAAGCTGCCGGACGATTGGGCGCGTATGGGAAAAATGCGGGATTTGATCAACCTGCTGCAGATGATCGGTCCGGACGAGGATATGCCGGAAAAGTTCAAGGATTTGAAAAGGCTGATCGATCGCACGCTGCGAACATTGAATCGGTAA
- a CDS encoding sugar phosphate isomerase/epimerase family protein, producing MSDGLMKRAGIFAKDLYGPTFDVRDAVQAMGRQGFAGAFIGTPFIASPTLDKQELEDVRQAADESGVSLGLSLGMLNPYQPARSTEALAAGSGDLATGLLKLAEAALLLGQPDVMLVVGTEDDRFNRSIAWSDQLAAVLSFLKRLEPALGSLGSRVLIKTHQEMTSWEVRRLLEELDPGHFGAAFDPVNLIVRMEDPLAAADRLAGLIGQVHVDDARLLWSGRGYSRSLCPVGQGCIDWPALIARIGATDPNAFYWGEMHRAELVMPFLNEGWFDAHPDIETAEVAQWASKGMPLSPPPPSLVGDVDERVRAVTAFLTQP from the coding sequence ATGTCTGATGGGCTGATGAAGCGGGCTGGAATTTTTGCTAAGGATCTGTACGGTCCGACATTTGACGTGCGGGATGCGGTTCAGGCGATGGGCCGCCAAGGGTTCGCCGGGGCCTTTATCGGGACCCCTTTCATCGCCAGCCCGACACTCGACAAGCAGGAGCTGGAGGACGTGCGGCAGGCCGCCGATGAGTCGGGCGTCTCGCTCGGCCTCTCGCTCGGCATGCTGAACCCTTATCAGCCCGCGCGCTCGACCGAAGCGCTGGCCGCCGGCAGCGGCGACCTTGCGACCGGGCTGCTCAAGCTCGCGGAGGCCGCCCTTCTGCTCGGACAGCCGGATGTGATGCTCGTTGTCGGCACGGAAGACGACCGCTTCAATCGTTCCATCGCCTGGTCCGATCAATTGGCGGCCGTCCTTTCCTTCCTGAAGCGGCTCGAGCCCGCTCTTGGCTCGCTTGGCTCGCGGGTGCTCATCAAGACACATCAGGAAATGACGTCTTGGGAAGTCCGCCGGCTGCTCGAAGAGCTCGACCCCGGCCATTTCGGCGCCGCTTTCGATCCCGTGAACCTCATCGTGCGCATGGAAGATCCACTCGCAGCAGCAGACCGGCTCGCGGGGCTCATCGGACAGGTCCACGTGGACGACGCGCGCCTTCTGTGGAGCGGACGCGGCTACTCCCGGTCGCTCTGCCCGGTCGGTCAAGGGTGCATCGACTGGCCGGCGCTAATCGCCCGCATCGGCGCTACCGACCCGAACGCCTTTTATTGGGGAGAAATGCACCGGGCCGAGCTTGTTATGCCGTTCCTGAACGAAGGCTGGTTCGACGCGCATCCGGATATTGAAACGGCGGAAGTGGCGCAGTGGGCCTCGAAAGGAATGCCGCTGTCCCCGCCCCCGCCTTCTCTTGTCGGAGATGTCGATGAACGGGTGCGCGCGGTTACCGCATTCCTGACGCAGCCATGA
- a CDS encoding Crp/Fnr family transcriptional regulator: MIVHKGETLFRQGDTGPLYRLKSGLLKIIRLHPDGTPFLVNIIVPDEIIPHHSLISPNPYFGTAVALVRSEVDILPVPEWYRELDRDPAKCRQIALLLQDKLRMMQQRIDQLTEAAPADKLRKLQAWFQSYISPETLTNLLTQDEIGQLIGLRRETVNRLLRAQARSDR, encoded by the coding sequence ATGATTGTTCATAAAGGAGAAACGCTGTTCCGCCAGGGTGATACGGGGCCGCTCTACCGCCTGAAGAGCGGTTTGCTCAAAATCATTCGCCTCCATCCTGACGGAACGCCGTTTCTCGTTAATATTATCGTGCCGGACGAAATTATTCCGCACCATTCTCTCATCAGCCCGAACCCGTATTTCGGGACGGCGGTGGCGCTCGTGAGAAGCGAGGTCGACATCCTGCCCGTTCCCGAATGGTACCGGGAGCTGGACCGCGATCCGGCGAAATGCCGCCAAATCGCCCTGCTGCTGCAGGATAAGCTGCGCATGATGCAGCAGCGGATCGATCAGCTGACCGAAGCCGCCCCTGCCGACAAACTGCGCAAGCTGCAAGCTTGGTTCCAATCCTATATTTCCCCGGAGACTCTAACGAATTTACTGACGCAGGACGAAATCGGCCAGTTGATCGGTCTTCGCCGCGAAACGGTCAACCGGCTCCTGCGGGCGCAGGCGCGTTCAGACCGCTGA
- a CDS encoding extracellular solute-binding protein gives MKTTVSKWMKVTALSLLVAVPLTACSGGTNKSGSTSESANGAKEGDGPVTLTMLYSEGGSPFNKEWPIYKELQARTNVKLDLQIVPESDYQSKAKIVLSSDKVPDMVTNVNQSNVLELGDTGVLLPISDYMDKLPNLKKKIEEYKIEAELENWKSSDGKLYVLPFMREMADYNRSPIIRADLLQKYGLKAPTNTDELYTVLKKMKEMDPGSYPFTGTSAEDLRNMWGAAWGIEPNYKGFIFKPETGKYEYVYTSENYKEYLTYLNRLIKEGLADPELFTSNVDQLHQKISTGKSMFYFFWNGQEISQINILGKQNSGPEFKMAMLPPIAGPAGEKALSGSRISHGTVIPVSAAKKPYFDQLLKFVDYLYSDEGNDLLTWGIKDDTYVEKDGQKEFTDKLKNSENLNKALWDIGSANSSFTHLWPFKWFATILGNKDYEMYSLEGNEKNWFTPVAKVPKLSSDQREEENLVIAGINDYYAKMQEQFVYGKASIDQQWDSYVKEINAKGVDKLLKIYDESEK, from the coding sequence ATGAAAACGACGGTTAGCAAATGGATGAAGGTTACAGCGCTCTCGCTGCTGGTGGCGGTTCCGCTTACCGCTTGCTCCGGTGGAACCAATAAATCGGGAAGCACTTCGGAAAGCGCGAATGGGGCCAAGGAGGGGGACGGTCCGGTCACGCTGACGATGCTTTATTCCGAAGGAGGGTCTCCGTTCAACAAGGAATGGCCCATTTACAAAGAATTGCAGGCAAGAACGAATGTGAAGCTGGACCTGCAGATCGTGCCGGAATCGGATTATCAAAGCAAAGCGAAAATCGTGCTCAGCTCGGATAAAGTTCCCGATATGGTCACCAACGTGAACCAGTCCAACGTATTGGAGCTCGGGGATACCGGCGTGCTGCTGCCGATCAGCGACTATATGGACAAGCTGCCAAACCTGAAGAAAAAGATCGAGGAATACAAAATCGAAGCGGAACTCGAAAATTGGAAGTCTTCGGACGGCAAGCTGTATGTGCTTCCTTTTATGAGAGAAATGGCGGACTATAACCGTTCCCCGATTATCCGGGCGGATCTGCTCCAGAAATACGGTCTCAAAGCGCCGACGAACACGGACGAACTGTACACCGTTCTTAAGAAAATGAAGGAAATGGACCCGGGCAGCTATCCGTTCACCGGTACAAGCGCGGAAGATTTGCGGAACATGTGGGGTGCCGCTTGGGGCATCGAACCGAACTATAAAGGCTTTATTTTCAAGCCGGAAACAGGCAAATACGAATACGTCTACACCAGCGAAAACTACAAGGAATATTTGACGTATTTGAACCGCTTGATCAAGGAAGGGCTGGCGGATCCGGAATTGTTCACGTCCAATGTCGATCAGCTTCATCAAAAGATTTCGACGGGCAAAAGCATGTTCTACTTCTTCTGGAACGGTCAGGAAATCAGTCAAATCAACATTCTCGGCAAGCAAAATAGCGGTCCGGAATTCAAGATGGCGATGCTGCCGCCGATCGCCGGTCCTGCCGGAGAGAAAGCTCTTTCGGGCAGCCGGATCAGTCACGGCACCGTCATTCCGGTCAGCGCCGCCAAGAAGCCGTATTTCGACCAGCTGCTGAAATTCGTCGATTACCTGTACAGCGATGAAGGAAATGATCTGCTCACGTGGGGCATCAAAGATGATACGTACGTCGAGAAAGACGGCCAGAAGGAATTTACGGATAAACTGAAAAACTCGGAAAACCTGAACAAAGCGCTGTGGGATATCGGCTCGGCTAACAGCTCGTTCACCCATCTGTGGCCGTTCAAATGGTTTGCAACCATCCTCGGCAACAAGGATTACGAAATGTATTCGCTCGAAGGCAACGAGAAGAACTGGTTCACTCCGGTTGCGAAAGTGCCAAAGCTCAGCTCGGATCAGCGGGAAGAGGAAAATCTTGTGATTGCCGGCATCAACGACTACTATGCCAAAATGCAGGAACAGTTCGTGTACGGCAAAGCCTCGATCGACCAGCAGTGGGACAGCTACGTCAAAGAAATCAATGCGAAGGGCGTAGACAAGCTGCTGAAAATTTACGACGAGTCCGAGAAATAA
- a CDS encoding PIG-L deacetylase family protein, translating to MELRQPIRVIVIAAHPDEADMYAGGTAALFAEAGHKVKFLSLTNGDCGHYELRGEELAQRRKQEALAAAKCLGIEEYEVMDTPDGTIEPTLPFRNEVIRQIRRWKADLVISFHPEGGISPDNRYTGKIVSDAVPFTTVSNYLPDEPGLTTRPLVLLMPDTTMIHDYRPDIVIDVGRTIEKKLLACDAHATQFYESPAWHSGTLDRLPALWEDKKKHLLEGWSETFYVSLKMMPALERWYGARRAAEVRYAEPFEIARYSRSASLEEWKAYLPMLADEADLKQ from the coding sequence ATGGAACTTAGGCAACCGATTCGGGTAATTGTCATCGCCGCCCATCCGGACGAAGCGGATATGTACGCCGGCGGCACGGCCGCTTTATTTGCGGAGGCAGGACATAAAGTCAAGTTTCTTTCGTTAACGAACGGCGATTGCGGCCATTACGAACTGCGCGGGGAAGAGCTTGCGCAGCGGCGTAAACAAGAGGCCCTGGCGGCCGCAAAGTGTCTGGGCATCGAGGAATATGAAGTAATGGATACGCCGGACGGAACAATCGAGCCGACATTGCCGTTCCGCAACGAAGTGATCCGGCAAATCCGCAGGTGGAAAGCGGACCTTGTGATTTCCTTCCACCCGGAAGGCGGGATCAGCCCCGATAACCGCTATACGGGCAAAATCGTCAGCGACGCGGTTCCGTTTACGACGGTTTCCAACTATTTGCCGGATGAACCGGGCTTGACCACCAGACCGCTCGTTCTGCTTATGCCCGACACGACGATGATCCACGACTACAGGCCGGATATCGTCATCGATGTCGGCCGTACGATCGAGAAGAAACTGCTTGCCTGCGACGCGCATGCCACCCAATTTTACGAATCCCCCGCATGGCACAGCGGCACTTTGGACCGGCTTCCTGCCTTGTGGGAAGACAAGAAAAAGCATTTATTGGAAGGCTGGTCGGAGACGTTCTACGTTTCCCTGAAAATGATGCCGGCGCTGGAACGATGGTATGGAGCCAGGCGCGCAGCCGAGGTCCGGTATGCCGAGCCGTTTGAGATCGCCCGGTACAGCCGCTCCGCAAGCTTGGAAGAATGGAAAGCTTATCTGCCGATGCTGGCGGACGAAGCTGATTTGAAGCAATAA
- the hmpA gene encoding NO-inducible flavohemoprotein, with the protein MLNETTIQIIKSTVPVLEVHGTAITKRFYQMMFSSHPELLNIFNHANQKQGRQQTALANAVYAAAVNIDKLEAILPAVKQIAHKHRSLGVKAEHYPIVGQHLLAAIKDVLGDAATEEILQAWADAYGVIADAFIGIEAEMYVQSEQQEGGWADFRAFRVERKVKESDVITSFYLVPEDGRALAAFEPGQYVSVQVDIPGESNTHIRQYSLSAASGLPYYRISVKREDAADGRPAGKVSLYLHEQVQEGGILRLSAPAGSFTLDREDKRPVVLIGGGVGLTPMVSMLHTLAQTDPDRQVTFIHAAQNGKVHALRREVEELARANPQLSVHWCYTRPDGADRERGDYDREGYIDLPWLQSAIPAADASFYFCGPVPFMKAVNRMLKTWGAADADLHYEFFGPAAQLEQAAE; encoded by the coding sequence ATGTTAAATGAAACAACGATACAGATCATTAAATCCACCGTACCGGTGCTTGAGGTGCACGGGACGGCAATTACAAAACGGTTCTATCAAATGATGTTTTCCAGTCATCCCGAGCTGCTGAATATCTTCAACCACGCCAATCAAAAGCAGGGAAGACAGCAGACGGCGCTTGCGAACGCGGTGTATGCCGCAGCGGTAAATATCGACAAGCTGGAAGCAATCCTTCCGGCCGTCAAGCAGATTGCGCACAAGCACCGGAGTCTGGGCGTGAAAGCCGAGCATTACCCGATCGTCGGGCAGCATCTGCTTGCCGCCATCAAGGACGTTCTCGGCGATGCGGCGACCGAGGAGATTTTGCAGGCTTGGGCGGATGCGTACGGCGTCATCGCGGACGCTTTCATCGGCATCGAAGCTGAAATGTACGTGCAAAGCGAACAGCAAGAGGGCGGCTGGGCGGACTTTCGAGCTTTTCGGGTGGAACGGAAGGTCAAGGAAAGCGACGTGATTACGTCGTTTTACCTGGTGCCGGAAGACGGCCGGGCGCTTGCCGCCTTTGAGCCGGGACAGTACGTCAGCGTGCAAGTGGATATTCCGGGCGAGTCCAATACTCATATCCGCCAGTACAGCCTTTCAGCAGCTTCGGGGCTTCCGTATTACCGGATTTCGGTAAAAAGAGAAGATGCAGCAGATGGCCGGCCGGCGGGAAAGGTATCGCTTTATTTGCACGAACAGGTCCAAGAAGGCGGAATTTTGCGGCTGTCGGCGCCTGCCGGTTCGTTTACTCTGGACCGGGAAGATAAGCGGCCGGTCGTGCTCATCGGCGGAGGGGTCGGATTGACGCCGATGGTCAGCATGCTGCATACGCTGGCCCAGACCGATCCGGACCGCCAGGTGACGTTTATCCACGCAGCGCAGAATGGCAAGGTTCATGCATTGAGGAGAGAAGTGGAGGAGCTGGCACGCGCAAATCCGCAGCTGTCCGTCCATTGGTGTTATACTCGCCCGGACGGCGCGGATCGGGAGCGCGGCGATTACGACCGGGAAGGGTACATCGATCTGCCTTGGCTGCAAAGCGCAATTCCGGCTGCCGACGCGAGCTTCTACTTCTGCGGACCGGTTCCATTTATGAAGGCTGTAAACCGGATGCTGAAGACATGGGGAGCAGCGGACGCGGATCTTCATTACGAGTTTTTCGGTCCGGCGGCGCAATTGGAACAGGCTGCGGAATAA
- a CDS encoding M24 family metallopeptidase, with product MSESNKSGIFTTITNTGINGSLMPANETGRRIAILKAALAGQGIAALVAYANGAGESGGTVRYLTGWMPPNSEAVLVVPAEGSPILISSDKNRARAFHMRFGNDGQVVKTTDLTRALKEVLAALIPPGSVIAQAGEFDFTVARAAQFRSVLEPYEIANGNEIVNKQRLQRTTFEADKHRKATEVADKLVAHAMNIASVKGVTGADIMAEVEFLGRRLGADTAGCWLAIGERPAETYFELFELTEPLGPDSRLQIGATVCLDGYFSQVLRIGMFKEPSARLKETADAIIAMQDAALAKMVPGTPVHEVSDVLESMIDACCPYTRAADPFRFQACHAMSCSYVDPGIAPFLFADRDKSQDSESPLLMENQVYEVHPNFTLPDLGHVVAGDVALVGKGGAEWISKFPRGIYRLA from the coding sequence ATGAGCGAAAGTAACAAATCGGGCATTTTTACGACGATTACGAATACGGGCATCAACGGCTCCCTTATGCCCGCAAACGAGACGGGCAGGAGGATCGCGATTCTGAAAGCCGCCCTTGCCGGCCAAGGCATTGCCGCTCTGGTCGCGTATGCGAACGGCGCCGGGGAAAGCGGCGGCACCGTAAGGTACTTGACCGGCTGGATGCCGCCGAACTCGGAAGCGGTTCTCGTTGTGCCGGCCGAAGGCTCGCCCATCCTCATTTCCAGCGACAAGAACAGAGCCCGGGCTTTCCACATGCGCTTCGGCAATGACGGGCAGGTTGTGAAGACGACCGATTTGACCAGGGCGCTCAAGGAAGTGCTCGCAGCATTGATACCTCCTGGCAGCGTCATCGCGCAAGCGGGAGAATTCGACTTCACAGTGGCTAGAGCCGCCCAGTTTCGTTCCGTGCTGGAGCCCTACGAGATCGCAAACGGCAACGAGATCGTCAACAAGCAGCGCCTGCAGCGCACAACGTTCGAGGCCGACAAGCACCGGAAAGCGACGGAGGTTGCGGACAAGCTCGTCGCTCACGCAATGAATATCGCATCGGTTAAAGGCGTGACCGGAGCGGACATTATGGCGGAAGTGGAATTCCTCGGGCGCCGGCTCGGCGCGGATACGGCCGGGTGCTGGCTGGCGATCGGCGAACGTCCGGCCGAAACGTATTTCGAGCTGTTCGAGCTGACGGAACCGCTCGGCCCGGATTCCCGTCTGCAGATCGGAGCGACGGTCTGTCTCGACGGCTACTTTTCGCAAGTGCTGCGGATAGGCATGTTTAAAGAGCCTTCGGCCCGGCTCAAAGAAACCGCGGACGCGATTATTGCAATGCAGGACGCCGCGCTCGCCAAGATGGTTCCGGGAACTCCGGTTCACGAGGTTAGCGACGTGCTGGAATCGATGATCGATGCCTGCTGCCCTTACACGCGCGCGGCAGACCCGTTCCGCTTCCAGGCATGCCATGCGATGAGCTGCAGCTACGTCGATCCCGGAATTGCGCCGTTTCTGTTCGCGGATCGCGACAAATCGCAGGACTCGGAATCCCCGCTCTTGATGGAGAACCAGGTCTATGAAGTGCATCCGAATTTCACCCTGCCCGACCTGGGCCATGTTGTGGCGGGCGATGTCGCGCTCGTCGGCAAGGGCGGCGCGGAGTGGATCTCGAAGTTCCCGCGCGGAATATACCGGCTCGCCTGA
- a CDS encoding GNAT family N-acetyltransferase: protein MKYENWSSGRLREICELWNKELGGHFPMREELLLQNSIRDVNVLQMGSRLAIDESTDRVVGFIVAKAWQEKAAPPAPAGAGWIQVLLVDSAYRGRGIGSELLRGAEQALIKYGVTKILLGRDPWHYFPGIPKEYPVTREWFEAKGYRNDRRTESDLLNTYGPDLREDLPAFADAEFRLLREGESGALLAFLRRCFPGRWEYEAVQYFERGGKGREFVVAVKEGQIIGFCRINDAHSPFIAQNVYWAPLFADGLGGIGPLGIDSAFRGSGYGLAVVQAGIHFLRQRGIRSIVIDWTTLVSFYGKLNYRVWKSYESYSKPLV, encoded by the coding sequence ATGAAATACGAGAATTGGTCGAGCGGCCGTCTGCGCGAAATTTGCGAGTTATGGAACAAGGAGCTGGGCGGCCATTTTCCGATGCGGGAAGAGCTGCTGCTGCAAAACAGCATCCGGGACGTCAACGTGCTGCAGATGGGCTCCCGGCTTGCAATCGATGAATCGACCGATCGCGTCGTCGGCTTCATCGTTGCGAAAGCTTGGCAGGAAAAAGCAGCACCTCCCGCCCCGGCGGGAGCCGGATGGATTCAGGTGCTGCTTGTCGATTCCGCTTACCGCGGCCGGGGAATCGGCAGCGAGCTGCTTCGCGGCGCCGAACAGGCGCTCATCAAATATGGCGTCACGAAAATTTTGCTTGGCCGCGATCCATGGCACTATTTCCCCGGTATTCCGAAGGAATACCCGGTAACCCGGGAATGGTTCGAGGCAAAAGGATACCGGAACGACCGGCGGACCGAAAGCGATCTTCTGAACACGTACGGGCCCGACTTGCGGGAGGACCTGCCCGCTTTCGCGGATGCCGAATTCCGGCTGCTGCGGGAAGGCGAGAGCGGGGCGCTGCTGGCGTTTTTGCGCCGCTGCTTTCCCGGGCGGTGGGAGTATGAAGCGGTGCAATATTTTGAGCGCGGCGGCAAAGGACGCGAGTTTGTCGTTGCGGTTAAAGAGGGGCAAATCATCGGCTTCTGCCGGATCAACGATGCCCATTCTCCGTTTATCGCGCAAAACGTTTATTGGGCGCCGTTGTTTGCAGACGGTCTCGGAGGCATCGGCCCGCTCGGCATCGATTCCGCCTTTCGCGGATCCGGGTACGGGCTGGCGGTCGTGCAGGCTGGCATTCACTTTTTGCGCCAGCGGGGGATCCGCAGCATCGTCATCGACTGGACGACGCTCGTTTCGTTCTATGGAAAGCTGAATTACCGGGTATGGAAGAGCTACGAGTCCTATTCCAAGCCGCTCGTTTGA
- a CDS encoding sugar phosphate isomerase/epimerase family protein encodes MRIGIDGRKIPEAKLRGPVGTLEHAKSLGMEGVFFRTILDVSPGLDRGVIREVRQHADELGLYLEAGLGKVNPYALPETPEVRAAGGGDTLLGFRRMMEACAEFGINELWISTAGAKPFRGRFATDRFRTDVTWEDQLEATRRFMLQLKPIALELGIHLNLETHEEITTFEILRLIEAVGDDVVGVVFDTANVLIRGEHPIMAAKRIAPYVRQTHLKDAYAELTDGGVYQKAVMCGAGLIDFPAVLAELNKFNPGLNLTFECDSPRLEWGIVPGEPHFIELYNPLWIEKHPDLTREEFAAYFELVRGYTERIRAGEVKTWQQYNAEPFEYAESIQWIESSRRHIDRICRELGIAREDKAYV; translated from the coding sequence ATGCGTATTGGAATTGACGGCAGGAAAATACCGGAGGCGAAGTTAAGAGGGCCCGTGGGCACGCTCGAGCATGCCAAGAGCCTTGGCATGGAAGGCGTGTTCTTCCGCACCATTCTCGATGTAAGCCCGGGTCTAGACCGGGGGGTGATCCGTGAAGTAAGGCAGCACGCCGACGAGCTCGGGCTCTACCTTGAAGCCGGGCTCGGCAAAGTAAATCCGTATGCCCTGCCCGAGACGCCGGAGGTGCGGGCGGCTGGCGGCGGAGATACGCTGCTTGGATTCCGGCGGATGATGGAAGCCTGCGCGGAGTTCGGCATAAACGAGCTGTGGATTTCCACCGCAGGCGCTAAGCCGTTCCGGGGGCGGTTCGCCACCGACCGCTTCCGGACGGATGTTACGTGGGAAGACCAGTTGGAGGCTACGCGCCGCTTCATGCTGCAGCTGAAGCCGATAGCGCTGGAGCTAGGCATTCATCTGAACCTGGAAACCCACGAGGAGATTACAACGTTCGAAATCCTCCGCCTCATCGAGGCGGTCGGCGACGATGTCGTCGGCGTCGTCTTCGATACCGCTAACGTCCTCATCCGCGGCGAGCATCCGATCATGGCCGCGAAACGGATCGCTCCGTATGTGCGCCAGACGCACCTGAAGGACGCTTACGCCGAGCTCACAGACGGTGGCGTTTACCAGAAGGCGGTCATGTGCGGGGCCGGTCTTATCGATTTCCCGGCGGTACTTGCCGAACTGAACAAATTCAATCCCGGTCTTAATCTAACGTTCGAGTGCGATTCGCCCCGCTTGGAATGGGGCATCGTTCCGGGCGAGCCTCACTTTATCGAGCTCTACAACCCGCTTTGGATCGAGAAGCATCCCGATCTAACGCGCGAAGAGTTTGCCGCTTATTTTGAACTCGTGCGCGGCTACACGGAGCGCATCCGCGCCGGAGAAGTCAAGACGTGGCAGCAGTATAACGCGGAGCCGTTCGAGTACGCCGAATCGATTCAGTGGATTGAATCGTCGCGCCGGCACATCGACCGGATTTGCCGGGAGCTCGGCATCGCGCGGGAAGACAAAGCCTATGTCTGA